The Arachis hypogaea cultivar Tifrunner chromosome 14, arahy.Tifrunner.gnm2.J5K5, whole genome shotgun sequence genome has a segment encoding these proteins:
- the LOC112798193 gene encoding uncharacterized protein isoform X2, giving the protein MFSLPRALSYQGASSTRIRQYQSSIFLEGEDINMSISHAADSIGLKEIPRYEVKIIEEDDWMKGAQVQNLLQKYSLFLEGIEVSKMDDWACVSGRKRKNIDIC; this is encoded by the exons ATGTTCTCTTTGCCTCGTGCTCTCTCCTACCAGGGAGCTAGCTCAACAA GAATCCGACAATATCAGAG TTCCATTTTTCTTGAAGGTGAGGATATAAATATGAGCATTTCACATGCTGCTGATTCTATTGGTTTGAAAGAGATACCAAGATATGAAGTTAAAATTATTGAGGAGGATGACTGGATGAAAGGAGCTCAG GTCCAGAACTTATTACAAAAATATTCACTATTCTTAGAAGGCATAGAAGTGTCGAAAATGGATGACTGGGCCTGTGTGagtggcagaaaaagaaagaatatagATATCTGCTGA
- the LOC112798193 gene encoding uncharacterized protein isoform X1 produces the protein MFSLPRALSYQGASSTRIRQYQSSIFLEGEDINMSISHAADSIGLKEIPRYEVKIIEEDDWMKGAQFGAAFAIGVDIDSQAIASASENATLNNIRSDKLQLHLIASQELSREKMLSR, from the exons ATGTTCTCTTTGCCTCGTGCTCTCTCCTACCAGGGAGCTAGCTCAACAA GAATCCGACAATATCAGAG TTCCATTTTTCTTGAAGGTGAGGATATAAATATGAGCATTTCACATGCTGCTGATTCTATTGGTTTGAAAGAGATACCAAGATATGAAGTTAAAATTATTGAGGAGGATGACTGGATGAAAGGAGCTCAG TTTGGTGCTGCCTTTGCCATTGGAGTCGATATAGATTCACAAGCAATTGCATCAGCATCTGAAAATGCTACTCTGAATAACATCAGATCAGACAAGCTGCAACTGCACTTGATTGCAAGCCAAGAGTTGTCGAGGGAGAAAATGCTTTCGAGATAG